From one Microbulbifer sp. A4B17 genomic stretch:
- a CDS encoding porin, with the protein MNKTALSLAIVAMVPALANAQDEGDVLDFYGKANVTFQAADEGDDSVTDVQSNASRLGVKGEIALADGIKGIYRMEYEVDMDGDADDTFSQRNIYAGLEGGFGQVIAGKFDTPLKVAQKKVDLFNDLEGDIKSLITNSDNREEDALQYTTPSFGGFKASAAFISNKEEVIDDVTGEERNNGVSVSVAYDNNGVYMAYAMDQDVEGQDVDVHRFVAQYNIGPVQVGALFEEQDNDGETVDGWMSSVAYKLDQWTLKAQYGQSDIKEDGGETYSLGVDYKFNSAAKVFGFYTDETADEDYDRSYAGIGVEYKF; encoded by the coding sequence ATGAATAAGACCGCTCTCTCTCTGGCCATCGTTGCCATGGTACCTGCTCTGGCCAACGCCCAAGATGAAGGCGATGTACTCGACTTTTACGGCAAAGCCAATGTCACTTTCCAGGCTGCTGACGAAGGTGACGATTCCGTTACTGACGTTCAGAGCAACGCTTCCCGCCTGGGCGTGAAGGGCGAAATCGCCCTGGCTGACGGCATCAAAGGTATCTACCGTATGGAGTACGAAGTAGATATGGATGGCGACGCTGACGACACTTTCTCACAGCGCAACATCTACGCTGGTCTGGAAGGCGGCTTCGGTCAGGTAATCGCAGGTAAATTTGACACCCCCCTGAAAGTTGCCCAGAAGAAAGTTGACCTGTTCAACGACCTGGAAGGTGACATCAAGAGCCTGATCACTAACAGCGACAATCGCGAAGAAGACGCTCTTCAGTACACTACCCCTTCTTTCGGTGGCTTCAAAGCCTCCGCTGCTTTCATCAGCAACAAAGAAGAAGTTATTGACGACGTAACTGGTGAAGAGCGCAACAACGGCGTATCCGTGTCTGTCGCCTATGACAACAATGGCGTTTACATGGCCTACGCTATGGACCAGGACGTTGAAGGCCAGGACGTTGACGTCCACCGTTTCGTAGCCCAGTACAACATCGGTCCTGTACAAGTAGGCGCCCTGTTCGAAGAGCAAGACAATGATGGTGAAACTGTTGATGGCTGGATGAGCTCTGTTGCTTACAAACTGGACCAGTGGACTCTGAAAGCCCAATATGGCCAATCTGACATCAAGGAAGACGGTGGCGAGACTTATAGCCTTGGCGTTGACTACAAGTTCAACAGCGCAGCCAAAGTTTTCGGCTTCTACACCGACGAAACTGCTGACGAAGACTACGATCGTAGCTACGCCGGAATCGGTGTTGAATACAAGTTCTAA
- a CDS encoding DNA internalization-related competence protein ComEC/Rec2, whose product MELRNLGGSAHSSFRRLARVSDAISYLGPSAYLWSYSLSIIAVGCLAQLPAISTLGLLYLSLMLLAWWITRCWGVLALIFISLIGAEWALWSNQAALDRRLPQGAHGADFVLQLDVASLPAVKESSGFGRDQHSRTVRFRARIVDFVSSPFPEGLATGGIAPGSLLNLTWYRVDDKTLTRLRGGSQWILPVRLRSPRGSVNPNTFDYEGWLLREGVTATGYVRPRDYSPQWLGQGSGIIELRDKLRSRITQLPIQRSDLIVALLLGDRSQLSENDTDLLRRTGTGHLIAISGLHVGMVAGCFMLLGTLLAKGVGLFSGTSRFGIAVGLALIGSLGYTLVAGAPLSAQRAIVMAWVLLLAWHWRRRLGAGFAYSLALSLVLTLQPLAFYSAGFWLSFVAVGSLLLGFAGRIPLGRGAPQMHKAGAADKVPPGSNRFSLQWFWQLLRSQWLVAVGLFIPSILYFSGFSFSGVLVNLVAIPWVGSSILPPLMLGTVLIDTQLGVWLLQFAGWQLNLLMTVLNCVDHSVPGFYGFAIPSSAPVILIAGLGAVLILLPRGVPGRHLGWLFFLPVAEPWLVELAPAENHLKFSVLDVGQGLSVVISSGKSRIVYDTGPSIPSGWSAGGSIVAPYLMGAGGTELEALVVSHGDRDHAGGVEGLLRRIEVERVYAPGALADNLPLSPGTFTDQCTAGKVDYIGDISLRWLWPLAPMKPEEVLDGEENEHSCVILAEWQGVRLLLTGDISRAVELQLAKLYPQFPHVDILVAPHHGSRSSSSPALLEWARPKRVVFSAGFLHHFGHPHRDVVKRYQNLGVSIFNTAESGAIEFSWRQGESEPQIQQARLAPRFWYASHNRE is encoded by the coding sequence ATGGAATTACGGAATTTGGGGGGCTCGGCTCATTCGTCTTTTCGGCGGTTGGCTCGAGTGAGTGATGCTATTAGCTACCTTGGGCCCAGTGCATATCTTTGGAGCTATTCGCTATCTATTATCGCAGTGGGCTGCCTGGCTCAACTGCCTGCAATAAGCACACTGGGGCTGCTGTATCTCTCCCTGATGTTACTTGCTTGGTGGATAACGCGTTGTTGGGGTGTTTTGGCACTGATTTTTATCTCCTTGATTGGTGCGGAATGGGCGCTTTGGTCCAATCAAGCAGCCCTGGATCGGCGGCTACCTCAAGGTGCCCATGGGGCAGATTTTGTACTTCAGTTGGACGTGGCTTCCCTACCTGCAGTAAAGGAGAGCAGTGGATTTGGCAGGGATCAACATTCTCGAACTGTGCGTTTTCGGGCTCGAATTGTAGATTTTGTTTCCAGCCCTTTTCCAGAGGGGTTAGCTACGGGCGGGATAGCCCCAGGCAGTCTTCTCAATCTAACCTGGTATCGTGTTGATGATAAAACGTTGACGCGCCTGCGAGGTGGTTCCCAATGGATATTGCCAGTGCGATTGAGAAGCCCCAGGGGGAGTGTTAATCCAAATACGTTCGATTATGAAGGCTGGCTCTTGCGAGAGGGGGTTACAGCTACTGGTTATGTTCGCCCCCGTGATTACTCCCCTCAGTGGTTGGGGCAGGGGAGTGGCATTATTGAGTTGCGCGATAAATTGCGCTCCCGCATCACTCAGTTGCCGATACAGCGGTCGGACCTGATAGTGGCGCTGCTTCTGGGGGATCGCAGTCAGTTGAGCGAAAACGATACAGATCTTCTGAGAAGGACTGGTACTGGCCATTTAATAGCTATATCCGGTCTTCATGTGGGTATGGTAGCCGGCTGCTTTATGCTGCTTGGCACCCTGTTAGCTAAGGGGGTGGGGCTCTTCTCAGGTACTAGCCGCTTTGGTATTGCTGTAGGCCTCGCCCTGATAGGTAGTTTGGGGTATACCCTGGTAGCCGGCGCGCCTTTATCTGCGCAGCGTGCGATCGTAATGGCCTGGGTTTTACTGCTGGCATGGCACTGGCGGCGGAGGCTGGGAGCGGGTTTTGCCTACTCGCTGGCACTGTCACTAGTGCTCACCTTGCAGCCATTGGCTTTTTACAGTGCCGGCTTCTGGTTGTCTTTCGTTGCTGTCGGCAGCCTGCTGTTAGGCTTTGCGGGGAGAATTCCTCTGGGCAGAGGAGCTCCACAGATGCATAAGGCAGGTGCTGCCGATAAGGTGCCTCCAGGCTCGAACCGTTTTTCTCTGCAGTGGTTCTGGCAGTTATTGCGCAGCCAGTGGCTGGTTGCAGTCGGGTTGTTTATCCCGTCGATTTTGTACTTTTCTGGTTTCAGCTTTTCTGGTGTATTGGTCAACCTGGTTGCGATTCCCTGGGTTGGGTCATCTATTTTGCCGCCACTTATGTTGGGTACTGTTTTAATTGATACCCAGCTCGGTGTCTGGCTGTTGCAGTTTGCTGGCTGGCAACTGAATTTGCTGATGACAGTGCTTAATTGTGTCGATCACTCGGTACCAGGATTTTATGGCTTTGCTATCCCCAGCAGTGCACCGGTAATTTTGATTGCTGGGCTTGGGGCGGTACTTATTCTGCTTCCCAGGGGGGTTCCTGGTCGCCATTTGGGTTGGTTATTTTTTCTTCCTGTTGCCGAGCCATGGCTTGTTGAATTAGCACCGGCAGAAAATCATCTGAAATTTTCTGTTTTGGATGTTGGTCAGGGACTGTCAGTGGTTATCAGTTCAGGAAAAAGTCGTATTGTTTACGATACCGGGCCATCAATTCCCTCCGGCTGGAGTGCGGGAGGCTCAATCGTCGCTCCTTATCTAATGGGGGCTGGAGGAACTGAGCTCGAAGCGTTGGTTGTCAGCCATGGAGACAGGGATCATGCCGGTGGTGTGGAGGGTTTACTCAGGAGGATCGAAGTAGAAAGAGTTTATGCGCCGGGGGCTTTAGCCGACAACTTACCGTTATCACCAGGCACTTTCACTGATCAGTGTACAGCTGGCAAGGTTGACTATATAGGTGATATATCGCTTCGATGGTTGTGGCCCCTTGCGCCGATGAAACCTGAAGAGGTGCTTGATGGGGAAGAAAATGAGCACAGCTGTGTAATTTTGGCCGAGTGGCAAGGAGTTCGTTTATTGTTGACTGGAGACATCAGCAGGGCAGTTGAGCTTCAGCTGGCTAAATTGTATCCACAGTTCCCTCATGTTGATATTTTGGTTGCTCCCCATCACGGTTCTCGCTCCTCTTCATCCCCCGCTTTACTCGAATGGGCGCGACCCAAAAGGGTTGTTTTCAGCGCTGGTTTTCTCCATCACTTTGGTCATCCCCACCGGGATGTGGTCAAGCGATATCAGAATTTGGGCGTCAGTATTTTTAATACCGCGGAGAGCGGGGCGATTGAGTTTTCCTGGCGGCAAGGAGAATCGGAGCCACAAATTCAACAAGCTCGTTTGGCGCCACGATTTTGGTATGCGAGTCACAACAGGGAGTAA